A stretch of Planococcus citri chromosome 5, ihPlaCitr1.1, whole genome shotgun sequence DNA encodes these proteins:
- the LOC135847992 gene encoding uncharacterized protein LOC135847992 produces the protein MNAAESIEAAADQHKQKNLIRSQYKDVMVKVDEDIYYLDRLQLALKSKYFEKLFTEDYSDKNSDLVELPLMDTDTFSAVVDMIYGEELKSVVNSDNFVSLLMAMDYLQMDIDPETYKSLANGQLGWSKPLHKDIFKLNYFIADDAKYEYLLPIVFQHLSGHLEKLQDRDEILSIKFDHIVKIISNREASSYITQFRTVSKLCARWICHDMENRLHLALNLVNAARFRFQISNKISHQDFNLELSSNKEHLNQNSISTYIHKLMMYCGEIRCPEAVNSEPVETTCARDECNDNENLCASDSGEDCRILFSREPKLESFLKNSNFYDITVQAGEKFYKLHRSVLKSESVYFEDLFSKEHSELAAQCKGIPPSPPSKDKIYSLDEIDSATFDMIVNHMYVLGKSRTYL, from the exons ATGAACGCCGCAGAATCGATCGAAGCAGCAGCTGATCAACATAAGCAAAAGAACTTGATCAGAAGTCAGTACAAAGACGTTATGGTCAAAGTCGACGAAGATATTTACTACCTCGACCGGCTGCAACTAGCTCTAAAgtcgaaatattttgaaaaattattcaccgAAGATTACAGCGATAAAAACAGCGACTTGGTAGAACTCCCATTGATGGACACCGATACATTTTCCGCCGTTGTTGACATGATTTATGGCGAAGAATTGAAATCTGTTGTTAATTCCGATAATTTTGTATCCTTGTTGATGGCTATGGATTATCTTCAGATGGATATCGATCCGGAAACGTATAAATCTCTCGCAAATGGACAGTTGGGCTGGAGTAAACCCTTGCATAAggatattttcaagttgaattatttcattGCGGATGacgcaaaatacgagtatttattacCGATTGTTTTTCAACATCTGTCCGGACATTTGGAAAAGCTGCAAGatcgtgatgaaattttatcgatCAAGTTTGATCACATCGTCAAAATTATTTCCAACAGAGAAGCGTCGAGTTATATTACTCAATTCAGAACGGTTAGTAAATTGTGCGCTAGATGGATCTGTCACGATATGGAAAATCGATTGCACCTTGCTTTGAATCTTGTGAATGCTGCTAGattcagatttcaaatttcaaataagatTTCTCATCAAGATTTCAACTTAGAATTGTCCTCCAACAAAGAGCAtctgaaccaaaattcaatttcaacgtaCATTCACAAATTGATGATGTATTGTGGGGAAATCCGCTGCCCAGAAGCTG tcaattcTGAGCCTGTGGAGACGACATGTGCACGCGATGAAtgtaatgataatgaaaatttatgtgCCTCTGATTCCGGTGAAGACTGTCGCATCTTATTCAGTCGAGAACCGAAGTTGGAATCGTTCTTGAAGAATAGCAACTTTTACGATATCACAGTCCAAgctggtgaaaaattttacaaacttcATCGATCTGTGTTGAAATCGGAGTCTGTGTATTTCGAGGACCTCTTTTCTAAAGAGCACTCCGAGTTGGCTGCTCAATGCAAAGGAATACCACCAAGCCCTCCGAGTAAAGATAAAATATATTCGCTAGATGAAATTGATTCAGCCACATTCGACATGATAGTTAATCACATGTATGTACTTGGGAAAAGTCGAACCTACTTGTGA